A region from the SAR86 cluster bacterium genome encodes:
- the hisH gene encoding imidazole glycerol phosphate synthase subunit HisH — MIGIIDCGGANLNSIKYSLERIGKKSFVSNIKSELSNADSLILPGVGSAGIIMKSLRKNKLIDFISNTNKPTLGICIGMQILFEYSDEDKTECLGIFKGKIKKFKNNKMPVPQMGWNKVKCIEEYKYLNNYYYFANSYYSDSTKNIIGVSNYGDDFSSIIIKDNFVGCQFHPEKSSSAGERFLEEFLDL, encoded by the coding sequence ATGATAGGAATTATTGACTGTGGAGGAGCAAATTTAAATTCAATTAAGTATTCCCTTGAAAGAATAGGAAAAAAAAGTTTTGTTTCAAATATAAAGTCTGAACTTTCAAATGCTGACTCGTTGATATTACCTGGCGTGGGTTCTGCAGGAATAATAATGAAATCATTAAGAAAAAATAAATTAATTGATTTTATTTCAAATACTAATAAACCAACTCTTGGAATATGCATAGGTATGCAAATTTTATTTGAATATTCTGATGAAGATAAAACTGAATGCCTGGGTATTTTCAAGGGAAAAATAAAAAAATTTAAAAACAATAAAATGCCTGTTCCTCAAATGGGTTGGAATAAAGTTAAATGTATTGAAGAATACAAATATCTAAATAATTATTATTATTTTGCAAATAGTTATTACTCGGATAGCACAAAAAACATAATAGGTGTTTCAAATTATGGTGATGACTTTTCTTCTATAATAATTAAGGACAATTTTGTAGGATGTCAATTTCATCCTGAAAAATCTTCAAGTGCTGGCGAGAGGTTTCTTGAAGAGTTTCTAGATTTATAA
- a CDS encoding peptidoglycan binding protein CsiV has product MNYLKTILIFILCINLSTDEVINEDYKIEMIIFLNQDIDTEELFSSKLVIPQEDFISYLEPKLYLNNSLLTNLNNKNEFYDLLSSVQLNNTVKKDSSKKSVTNPNTWFRKNEGASTLDKLSKRIKSNNKYIHLKTLSWIHPIFDEGKSKYLHYQDNNNFGFFIRLYKNRFLHTDLKAYIGHVPIDEEYISSDYVELSKREIYKISNDVKKNIDINLKLNKEIDYVEIITKEDKYKTTKKIEDINIFIDESRRIFDEEIHFYDHPYFGVIILISKI; this is encoded by the coding sequence ATGAATTATCTTAAAACAATATTAATTTTTATCCTTTGTATTAATTTATCTACAGATGAAGTAATTAACGAGGATTATAAAATTGAGATGATTATTTTTTTAAACCAGGATATAGATACTGAGGAGTTATTTTCATCTAAATTAGTTATTCCGCAAGAAGATTTTATTTCATATTTAGAGCCAAAACTTTACTTAAATAATAGTTTGCTTACTAATCTTAATAACAAAAATGAATTTTACGATCTTCTAAGTTCGGTGCAACTAAATAATACTGTTAAAAAAGATTCTTCGAAAAAATCGGTGACTAATCCTAATACTTGGTTTAGAAAAAATGAAGGTGCATCAACCTTAGATAAACTAAGCAAAAGAATTAAATCTAATAATAAATATATCCATTTGAAGACTCTTTCATGGATACACCCTATTTTTGATGAGGGTAAATCTAAATATTTACATTATCAGGATAATAATAATTTTGGTTTTTTCATAAGATTGTATAAAAACAGATTTCTGCATACAGACCTCAAGGCATATATTGGTCATGTCCCCATTGATGAAGAATATATTTCAAGTGATTATGTCGAGTTATCAAAGAGAGAGATATATAAGATAAGTAATGATGTTAAAAAAAATATAGATATAAATCTTAAATTAAATAAAGAGATTGATTACGTAGAAATTATAACCAAAGAAGATAAATATAAAACTACAAAAAAAATTGAGGATATTAATATATTTATTGACGAATCAAGAAGAATTTTTGATGAAGAAATTCACTTTTATGATCATCCATATTTTGGTGTAATTATATTAATTTCAAAAATTTAA
- a CDS encoding NifU family protein, with product MSKIIEITKSAEEYLAKLVKDKNEVGLSIRIFISDPGTPKAETCLAFCKQDESEPDDLLLNLKLIDVYIENRSIPFLKDCIVNFDNDNFGGQLTIKAPNARLPNISPDSPAEDRINYIIYNEINPMLESHGGEVSLIEFTHSGNAVLQFGGGCQGCGMVDVTLKDGIEKTLLEQIPELKKVTDVTDHNNDENAYYKS from the coding sequence ATGTCAAAAATTATAGAAATTACAAAATCTGCTGAAGAGTACTTAGCAAAACTTGTAAAGGATAAAAATGAAGTTGGATTATCTATACGAATTTTTATTTCTGATCCAGGAACGCCTAAAGCTGAAACTTGTCTTGCTTTTTGTAAACAAGATGAATCCGAACCCGATGACTTATTATTAAATCTTAAATTAATTGATGTATATATCGAAAACAGATCAATCCCATTTTTAAAAGACTGTATTGTCAACTTCGATAACGATAATTTTGGTGGCCAGTTAACTATTAAAGCTCCTAATGCAAGACTACCTAATATATCTCCTGATAGTCCAGCAGAAGATAGAATTAATTATATTATTTATAACGAAATTAATCCCATGCTTGAATCTCATGGCGGTGAGGTTAGTCTTATAGAGTTTACACATTCTGGTAATGCTGTATTGCAGTTTGGCGGTGGTTGTCAAGGTTGTGGTATGGTTGATGTAACCCTTAAAGATGGTATTGAAAAAACTTTATTGGAGCAAATTCCTGAATTAAAGAAAGTTACTGATGTGACAGATCATAATAATGATGAAAATGCGTATTATAAGTCTTAA
- the hisG gene encoding ATP phosphoribosyltransferase, which translates to MNKRLTIAIQKNGRLSAQSKNLINKSGISFNSKADKLLAKSSNLPVDILFVRDDDIPSLVSNGDADLAIVGENVLIEKTLFKKKNIIKSLDLGFSKCRLSIAAPENSRFKSLRNKKIATSYPNVLKKYLKDNSIEATVINIHGSVELTPYIGMSDCICDLVSSGATLEENNLKEIKVILNSQAVLIKNKLLDKNKFNIAEMVISRMKGVINAFESKYVMLNADSNNIESICKLLPGSESPTIIPLEKKNKVAIHALCKEPVFWETMEKLKAKGASSILVMPVEKILN; encoded by the coding sequence ATGAATAAAAGACTAACAATAGCTATCCAAAAAAATGGAAGACTCTCTGCACAAAGTAAGAACTTAATTAATAAGTCAGGAATTAGTTTTAATTCTAAAGCTGATAAGCTTCTAGCAAAATCAAGCAATCTACCTGTAGATATACTTTTTGTAAGAGATGATGATATTCCCTCTCTAGTTTCAAATGGTGATGCTGATTTAGCTATAGTTGGTGAAAATGTTTTAATTGAAAAAACATTATTTAAGAAAAAGAATATTATAAAATCTCTAGATCTTGGATTTTCTAAGTGCAGACTATCTATTGCAGCTCCAGAAAATTCAAGATTTAAAAGTTTAAGAAACAAAAAAATTGCTACTTCCTATCCTAATGTATTAAAAAAATACCTCAAAGATAATAGTATAGAAGCTACGGTTATTAATATTCATGGTTCAGTAGAACTTACTCCGTATATTGGTATGTCGGATTGTATATGTGATCTTGTTTCATCTGGTGCGACACTAGAAGAAAATAATTTAAAAGAAATTAAAGTGATACTTAATTCTCAAGCAGTTTTAATTAAAAATAAATTACTTGATAAAAATAAATTTAATATAGCTGAGATGGTCATATCACGAATGAAGGGTGTTATTAATGCATTTGAAAGCAAATATGTCATGTTAAATGCTGATTCAAATAATATTGAATCAATATGTAAACTACTTCCTGGTTCAGAGTCTCCAACAATAATTCCATTAGAGAAAAAAAACAAGGTTGCTATTCATGCTTTATGCAAAGAACCTGTATTTTGGGAAACAATGGAAAAATTAAAGGCAAAAGGCGCGTCTTCTATTTTGGTTATGCCAGTAGAAAAAATATTAAATTAG
- a CDS encoding DUF2970 domain-containing protein, with the protein MLGIRKRSEFEHDLKHITIKKIIVLFLFLNITFIGIIFFITRIILINE; encoded by the coding sequence ATGCTGGGCATAAGAAAAAGATCTGAATTTGAGCATGATCTTAAACACATAACAATAAAGAAAATAATCGTTCTTTTTTTATTTCTTAATATAACATTTATTGGGATAATTTTTTTTATAACAAGAATCATCCTCATTAATGAATAA
- the hisD gene encoding histidinol dehydrogenase, with protein sequence MKSITLNNKNLVLPFSSTKLSRNELKKIDLFNKLVLEKGDQGISEISQILGEKKLKNLKVKNSEIKKSVKNIDESLKNAILEAYSNIYKYHNSQFKQLSSKPIETTKGINLWSEFRPIDNVGLYVPGGSAPLFSSFLMQAIPAIIAGCENITVCTPPDKNGDIDPIILWVADFLKIKNIYKVGGAQAIFAMAYGTKTIPKCLKIFGPGNKYVTEAKKIISNITSIDMPAGPSEVYVVSDDQKKSKFIAADLLSQLEHGTDAHAVVVSKNKKLLDIIKKELEIQLDNLKRKDILKLSTKNTYFVKASSDKQLINFINENAPEHLILMDDNFLINTPKIINAGSVFCGSFSPESFGDYASGSNHTLPTSGNAKTYSGLSVKDFGKTITFQYASPEGFLNLAPTVEKMAEAEKLDAHKNAVSIRENLALKEVESLNRIAFINRNTNETNVLLNLNLDGTGNYNINTGLNYFDHMLEQFSKHGKFDISLNCDGDTYIDEHHTIEDVAITLGEGFKQAIGDRLNLERYASSEDLVMDETRAQVSIDLTSRSYLKMKTPQLREFVGDFPTEMFKHFFISFVNTLGFTCHINVSGKNSHHIVEATFKSFTRALNTALKVTNESSSTKGLL encoded by the coding sequence ATGAAAAGTATAACGTTAAACAATAAAAATTTAGTTCTACCCTTTTCAAGCACTAAATTAAGTAGAAATGAATTAAAGAAAATAGATTTGTTTAATAAACTTGTTCTAGAAAAAGGTGATCAAGGTATTTCAGAAATATCACAGATATTGGGTGAAAAAAAACTAAAAAATTTAAAAGTAAAAAATAGTGAAATTAAAAAATCAGTAAAGAATATTGATGAGAGTCTTAAAAATGCAATTTTAGAAGCCTATTCAAACATTTATAAGTATCATAACTCACAATTTAAACAGCTATCATCAAAACCTATTGAAACAACAAAAGGTATAAATTTATGGTCAGAATTTCGACCAATTGACAATGTGGGACTATATGTACCAGGTGGCTCTGCTCCTCTATTCAGTTCGTTTTTAATGCAAGCAATACCAGCTATTATTGCTGGATGTGAAAATATAACTGTATGCACTCCTCCAGATAAGAATGGCGATATAGATCCAATAATATTATGGGTAGCAGATTTTTTAAAAATTAAAAATATTTATAAGGTTGGAGGAGCACAAGCCATCTTTGCTATGGCATATGGAACAAAAACAATTCCAAAATGTCTTAAAATCTTTGGCCCTGGAAATAAATATGTTACAGAAGCTAAGAAAATTATATCTAATATCACATCTATTGATATGCCAGCTGGTCCAAGTGAAGTTTATGTTGTTTCGGATGATCAAAAAAAGTCTAAATTTATTGCAGCTGACTTATTATCACAGTTAGAGCATGGAACAGATGCACATGCAGTAGTGGTTTCAAAAAATAAAAAACTTTTAGACATAATAAAAAAAGAATTAGAAATTCAGTTAGATAATCTGAAACGAAAAGATATATTAAAACTTAGTACAAAAAATACTTATTTTGTTAAAGCTTCATCGGACAAACAACTTATTAACTTTATCAATGAAAATGCTCCAGAACATTTGATACTAATGGATGACAACTTTTTAATTAATACGCCAAAAATTATAAATGCCGGATCAGTTTTTTGTGGTAGTTTTTCTCCTGAATCATTTGGAGATTATGCTTCTGGATCAAATCATACACTTCCAACATCTGGTAATGCAAAAACTTATTCAGGGCTCTCTGTAAAAGATTTTGGTAAAACCATAACATTTCAATATGCATCACCGGAAGGTTTTTTAAATCTAGCTCCAACTGTTGAGAAAATGGCTGAAGCAGAAAAATTAGATGCTCATAAAAATGCTGTTTCAATTCGTGAGAATTTGGCTTTAAAAGAAGTTGAATCATTGAATCGAATTGCTTTCATTAATAGAAATACAAATGAAACAAATGTTTTACTTAATTTAAACCTTGATGGAACAGGTAATTATAATATCAACACAGGATTAAATTACTTTGATCATATGCTCGAACAATTTTCAAAGCATGGAAAATTTGATATTTCGTTAAATTGTGATGGCGACACATACATTGATGAACACCATACAATTGAGGATGTTGCAATAACATTAGGAGAAGGTTTTAAACAAGCTATTGGGGATAGGCTTAATTTAGAAAGATACGCTTCTAGTGAAGATTTAGTAATGGACGAAACAAGGGCTCAAGTAAGTATTGATTTAACATCCAGATCATATCTTAAAATGAAAACTCCTCAATTAAGAGAGTTTGTTGGAGACTTTCCAACAGAGATGTTTAAACATTTTTTTATAAGTTTCGTAAACACTCTAGGTTTCACTTGTCACATAAATGTAAGTGGTAAAAATAGCCATCATATTGTTGAAGCAACCTTTAAAAGTTTTACTAGGGCATTAAATACAGCACTTAAAGTTACAAACGAGTCATCCTCTACAAAAGGACTCTTATGA
- a CDS encoding tRNA (uracil-5-)-methyltransferase, whose product MNKFNAIKKLLTDHYKKNIIIHKSPDKGYRSRVEFGFTENVFTMYGNKNKIFLTTFDIAKKEISTLMPKLLEEIKFNDEIQNKLFQVNFRSNSLGYVMISLIYHKEISKKLIDLINQISIKLNCEIILRSKKFFYSTGTGFLEDVLNVNEQFILYQTDQSFYQPNFYLLPKMIKKVKSLIKKPNDLIELYCGSGTFTIPLSKQFKRIFATENNRKSIICLEKGIKKNNIDNISYARISDDEVSELFNGRKFKRMKNIQINEYNFSHILVDPPRSGLSKNLISILMKFKNIIYISCNFDTYLRDIKLLSAFEIIDIELFDQFPNTSHVEIVSLLKQK is encoded by the coding sequence ATGAATAAATTCAATGCAATCAAAAAACTTTTAACTGATCATTATAAAAAAAATATTATTATCCATAAGAGCCCTGATAAGGGATATAGATCAAGAGTAGAGTTTGGTTTTACTGAAAATGTATTTACGATGTATGGCAATAAAAATAAAATATTTCTGACAACCTTTGATATAGCAAAAAAAGAAATATCAACTTTAATGCCAAAACTATTAGAAGAAATCAAATTTAATGATGAAATTCAAAATAAACTTTTCCAAGTAAATTTTAGAAGTAATTCTTTAGGTTATGTAATGATAAGTCTCATATATCATAAAGAAATATCAAAAAAATTAATTGATTTAATCAATCAAATTTCAATTAAATTAAATTGCGAAATTATACTTAGAAGTAAAAAATTTTTTTACTCTACCGGCACTGGTTTTTTAGAAGATGTTTTAAATGTAAATGAACAATTTATTCTATATCAAACTGATCAGTCTTTTTATCAACCTAATTTTTATCTTTTGCCAAAGATGATAAAGAAAGTTAAATCTTTAATAAAAAAACCGAATGATCTTATAGAGCTTTATTGTGGTTCTGGAACATTTACTATTCCGCTTTCAAAACAATTCAAAAGAATTTTTGCAACAGAAAATAATCGTAAATCAATTATATGTCTTGAAAAAGGTATTAAAAAAAATAATATTGATAACATTTCATACGCTAGAATTTCTGACGATGAGGTAAGTGAATTATTCAATGGAAGAAAATTCAAGAGAATGAAAAATATTCAAATTAACGAATACAATTTTTCTCATATATTAGTTGATCCTCCCCGTTCAGGCCTTTCAAAGAATTTAATATCTATATTAATGAAATTTAAAAATATAATTTATATATCATGTAATTTTGATACTTATCTTAGAGATATAAAATTATTAAGCGCATTTGAAATTATTGATATTGAGTTATTTGATCAATTTCCAAACACATCTCATGTTGAAATAGTTTCATTATTGAAACAAAAATAA
- a CDS encoding YerC/YecD family TrpR-related protein, with translation MKKYKLNESLLLLKNKKEVDEFLRDLCTPAERKALEERWAVAQFLYDSKLSYRDIASKLKTSTTTVTRVARFLTNEPYKGYQKILKRINK, from the coding sequence ATGAAAAAATATAAGTTAAATGAATCTTTACTTTTATTAAAAAATAAAAAAGAAGTTGATGAGTTTTTACGTGATTTATGCACACCAGCTGAAAGAAAAGCATTAGAAGAAAGATGGGCTGTTGCACAATTTTTATATGACAGCAAATTATCATATAGAGATATTGCATCAAAATTAAAAACAAGCACTACCACAGTTACCAGAGTAGCAAGGTTTTTAACGAATGAACCTTACAAAGGTTACCAAAAGATTTTAAAAAGGATCAACAAATGA